From the genome of Solidesulfovibrio carbinolicus, one region includes:
- a CDS encoding DUF169 domain-containing protein, with product MNAMSYGDMQKALMDELRLMHYPIAIKYFFDQAELDAFKAEKEYYLPAKALTFCQAELGARMEGITVLMGPEQLGCSNAKCGFGWKEIDAAEIKGHLKYVRDLEQAEKFVRSKPRLSGKLLAVAVSPLADTMFAPDVVHFYCDNMQAYHLVVDWMAALDKHPLRPNMTINSAACAGNVHVFNTGEANVFLACSGSYNAGKTERGEINVGIPGADIGKVVAQLMARKEATGGAALTRTGHPFPGADICKNCPLIVFKKGKAPAEADS from the coding sequence ATGAACGCGATGTCGTACGGGGATATGCAGAAGGCGTTGATGGATGAGCTGCGGCTCATGCACTATCCTATCGCCATCAAGTATTTTTTTGACCAAGCCGAGCTGGACGCCTTCAAGGCCGAGAAGGAGTATTACCTGCCGGCCAAGGCCTTGACCTTTTGCCAGGCCGAGCTTGGCGCGCGCATGGAGGGCATCACCGTCCTTATGGGGCCGGAGCAGCTGGGCTGTTCCAACGCCAAGTGCGGTTTCGGCTGGAAGGAGATCGACGCGGCCGAGATCAAGGGCCATCTCAAATACGTGCGCGACCTGGAGCAGGCCGAGAAGTTCGTGCGCAGCAAGCCGCGCCTGTCCGGCAAGCTTTTGGCCGTGGCCGTCTCGCCCCTGGCCGACACCATGTTCGCGCCCGACGTGGTGCATTTCTACTGCGACAACATGCAGGCCTACCATCTGGTCGTGGACTGGATGGCGGCCCTGGACAAGCATCCGCTGCGTCCCAACATGACCATCAACTCGGCGGCCTGCGCCGGCAACGTCCATGTGTTCAACACCGGCGAGGCCAACGTGTTTCTGGCCTGCAGCGGCAGCTACAACGCCGGCAAGACCGAGCGCGGCGAGATCAACGTGGGCATTCCGGGCGCGGACATCGGCAAGGTCGTGGCCCAGCTCATGGCGCGCAAGGAAGCCACGGGCGGCGCGGCCCTGACCCGCACCGGCCATCCTTTCCCCGGAGCCGACATCTGCAAGAACTGTCCGCTGATCGTCTTCAAGAAGGGCAAGGCCCCGGCCGAGGCCGATTCGTAG
- a CDS encoding peptidase domain-containing ABC transporter, translating to MTTSAALDALAVVLRHHGISTTSADLIARHGLAGRPLHVATLLRIAKALGFAAKRRRLPPAGLLELGEAYPCLGLARDGGAAVLSGARQGPDGGRELVLYDAAGAAEGAAFVFVPEAEVAARLTGEVLLFKKRRVEAGDAKRFSLSWFWPQVAREKRIFLEIAGIAFFMHGLAFVVPLYFQAVVDKVLAHHTISTLNVLGLGVVGAILFEGALRYLREFLLRFATTKIDLRLAMETFAHMIKLPLPFFERSFAGVIIKHMQQTDQVREFLTGNLLNTLLDASSLIVFVPVLFCYSPRLTMLVLAFAVVTAGAIGLMVGPFHRRLMALYAAEGERQALLVETIHGIGTIKSLALEGGRQRRWEEGSALAVSRNFDVRRMSALGNALIKTLERLMTVAVIWVGALGVFDESLTMGELIAFQMLSQSVTMPLIRIVELVHEYQKVHLAVEMLGEVMNRKPEAGLVRGGARPPVVGEIVVSQARFAYVPGEPPALDGVSFTVAPGEVLGVVGRSGSGKTTLTRLIQGLYPLGGGRISFDGTPITDLDVVHLRQNIGVVLQENFIFSGTVRDNIAVTRPTADLDDVRRAAKLAGADEFIERLASGYDTVLEENGSNLSGGQKQRLAIARALLKDPRIMIFDEATSALDPESEARIQENLDGIAKGRTTIIVAHRLSTLRNADRIMVLDQGRIVDIAPHAELLERCDIYRTLWERQTKGMR from the coding sequence GTGACGACTAGCGCCGCCCTGGACGCCCTGGCCGTGGTCCTGCGCCACCATGGGATATCCACCACCAGCGCCGATCTCATCGCCCGCCACGGCCTGGCCGGCCGGCCCCTGCACGTGGCCACGCTTTTGCGCATCGCCAAGGCCCTGGGCTTTGCCGCCAAGCGCCGCCGGCTGCCGCCGGCCGGGCTGCTCGAACTCGGCGAGGCCTACCCCTGCCTGGGGCTGGCCCGCGACGGCGGCGCGGCGGTCCTGTCCGGGGCGCGCCAAGGTCCGGACGGCGGGCGCGAACTGGTGCTCTACGACGCCGCCGGCGCGGCCGAGGGGGCCGCCTTCGTTTTTGTGCCCGAGGCCGAGGTCGCCGCGCGCCTGACCGGCGAGGTCCTGCTGTTCAAAAAACGCCGGGTGGAAGCCGGCGACGCCAAGCGCTTCAGCCTGTCCTGGTTCTGGCCCCAGGTGGCCCGGGAAAAGCGCATCTTTCTCGAAATCGCCGGCATCGCCTTTTTCATGCACGGCCTGGCCTTTGTCGTGCCGCTGTATTTCCAGGCCGTGGTGGACAAGGTGCTGGCCCACCACACCATTTCCACCCTCAACGTCCTGGGCCTGGGCGTGGTCGGGGCCATCCTCTTCGAAGGCGCCCTGCGCTATCTGCGCGAATTTCTGCTGCGTTTCGCCACCACCAAGATCGACTTGCGCCTGGCCATGGAGACGTTTGCCCACATGATCAAGCTGCCGCTGCCCTTTTTCGAGCGCAGCTTCGCGGGCGTGATCATCAAGCACATGCAGCAGACCGATCAGGTGCGCGAGTTTCTGACCGGCAATCTGCTGAACACGCTCCTCGACGCCTCTTCGCTCATTGTCTTCGTGCCCGTGCTTTTTTGCTACAGCCCGCGCCTGACCATGCTGGTGCTGGCCTTTGCCGTGGTCACGGCCGGGGCCATCGGGCTTATGGTCGGGCCGTTTCACCGCCGGCTCATGGCCCTGTACGCCGCCGAGGGCGAGCGGCAGGCCCTGCTCGTGGAAACCATCCACGGCATCGGCACCATCAAGAGCCTGGCCCTGGAAGGCGGCCGCCAGCGCCGCTGGGAGGAAGGCTCGGCCCTGGCCGTTTCCCGCAACTTCGACGTGCGCCGCATGTCGGCCCTGGGCAACGCGCTCATAAAGACCCTGGAGCGGCTCATGACCGTGGCCGTCATCTGGGTGGGGGCCTTGGGCGTTTTCGACGAGTCGCTGACCATGGGCGAACTTATCGCCTTCCAGATGTTGTCCCAGTCCGTGACCATGCCCCTTATCCGCATCGTGGAGCTGGTCCACGAATACCAAAAGGTCCATCTGGCCGTGGAGATGCTGGGCGAAGTCATGAACCGCAAGCCCGAGGCGGGGCTTGTGCGCGGCGGGGCGCGGCCGCCCGTCGTCGGCGAAATCGTGGTCAGCCAGGCGCGCTTTGCTTATGTGCCGGGTGAACCGCCGGCCCTGGACGGCGTGTCCTTCACCGTGGCCCCGGGCGAGGTGCTTGGGGTGGTCGGGCGCAGTGGTTCGGGCAAGACCACGCTCACGCGCCTGATCCAGGGCCTGTATCCCCTGGGCGGCGGGCGCATCAGCTTCGACGGCACGCCCATAACCGACCTCGACGTGGTGCACCTGCGCCAGAACATCGGCGTGGTGCTCCAGGAGAATTTTATTTTCAGCGGCACCGTGCGCGACAACATCGCCGTCACCCGGCCCACGGCCGATCTCGACGACGTGCGCCGCGCCGCAAAACTGGCCGGGGCCGACGAATTCATCGAGCGCCTGGCTTCTGGCTACGACACGGTGCTGGAGGAAAACGGCTCCAACCTCTCCGGCGGCCAGAAGCAGCGTCTGGCCATCGCCCGGGCGCTGCTCAAGGACCCGCGCATCATGATCTTCGACGAGGCCACCAGCGCCCTGGACCCGGAAAGCGAGGCCCGCATCCAGGAAAATCTCGACGGCATCGCCAAGGGCCGCACCACCATCATCGTGGCCCATCGGCTCTCCACCCTGCGTAACGCCGATCGCATCATGGTGCTGGATCAAGGCCGCATCGTGGATATCGCCCCCCACGCCGAACTGCTGGAGCGCTGCGACATCTACCGCACCCTCTGGGAGCGCCAGACCAAGGGGATGCGCTGA
- a CDS encoding response regulator encodes MTRQRILFVDDDPQLLGGLRRMLWDRREVWDMRFAEGGAAALAMLEAAPADLVVSDVRMPGMDGPELLEQVRLRWPATVRMILSGHSDRDFVVRAIKPAHQFLSKPCTPQELRAAIERVLGLRDIFTDKRLCEAVARLDALPVLPAAFAELTEELRSPNASPRSLGDILDRDAGLAAGLLKLVNSSFFGLARRVSSTEQAVTLLGLDTVRALVLSHGLFSRFDAGRYPGFTLSGLWNHSLGTARLAQGIARQEGAPKNMLDACFMAGLVHDVGKLILAELFEPEYLRALSLSRERNMPIFDAEMEVFGVSHAGVGAYLLGLWGFEERVVLGVARHHQPEAAGPDASLAVAAVHAANALEHELVVINSHYAPHVVSEEALAALGFDGRLQAWREAGLDLLSQGAQP; translated from the coding sequence ATGACCCGGCAGCGAATACTGTTCGTCGACGATGATCCGCAACTGCTCGGCGGCTTGCGGCGGATGCTGTGGGATCGGCGCGAGGTTTGGGACATGCGTTTCGCCGAGGGCGGGGCGGCGGCCCTGGCCATGCTGGAGGCGGCCCCGGCCGATCTGGTCGTGTCCGATGTGCGGATGCCGGGCATGGACGGGCCGGAACTCCTGGAGCAGGTGCGGCTTCGCTGGCCGGCCACGGTGCGCATGATCCTGTCGGGCCACTCGGACCGGGATTTCGTGGTGCGCGCCATCAAGCCCGCCCACCAGTTTTTGTCCAAGCCTTGCACGCCCCAGGAACTGCGGGCGGCCATCGAACGGGTGCTGGGGCTTCGCGACATTTTCACCGACAAGCGCCTGTGCGAGGCCGTGGCCCGCCTCGACGCCCTGCCGGTGCTGCCGGCGGCTTTCGCCGAACTGACCGAGGAACTGCGCTCGCCCAATGCCTCGCCGCGCAGCCTTGGCGACATCCTCGACCGCGACGCCGGACTGGCCGCCGGGCTGCTCAAGCTCGTCAACTCCTCCTTTTTCGGCCTGGCCCGGCGGGTCTCCTCCACCGAGCAGGCCGTCACGCTGCTTGGCCTGGACACGGTGCGGGCGCTGGTCCTGTCCCATGGCCTTTTTTCCCGGTTCGACGCCGGGCGCTATCCCGGGTTCACCTTGTCGGGGCTGTGGAACCACAGCCTGGGCACGGCCCGGCTGGCCCAGGGCATCGCCCGCCAGGAAGGCGCGCCCAAAAACATGCTCGACGCCTGTTTCATGGCCGGGCTGGTCCATGATGTGGGCAAGCTCATCCTGGCCGAGCTGTTCGAGCCGGAATACCTCCGGGCGCTTTCCCTGTCCCGGGAGCGCAATATGCCCATTTTCGATGCGGAAATGGAAGTCTTCGGGGTGTCTCATGCCGGCGTCGGCGCGTATTTGCTGGGGCTTTGGGGGTTCGAGGAGCGGGTGGTCCTGGGCGTGGCCCGCCATCATCAACCCGAGGCGGCCGGACCGGACGCCTCGCTGGCCGTGGCCGCCGTCCACGCCGCCAACGCCCTGGAGCACGAACTGGTGGTCATAAACAGCCACTATGCTCCTCATGTCGTGAGCGAAGAGGCCCTGGCCGCCCTGGGCTTTGACGGGCGGCTCCAGGCCTGGCGCGAGGCCGGCCTTGATCTCTTGAGCCAAGGAGCGCAGCCTTGA
- a CDS encoding HlyD family type I secretion periplasmic adaptor subunit, producing MARRNIRPEAMEFQPDAVAVSEGEPPVQARIAVYVIFACLVFGGLWAWFSELDRVVSAGGMLVTRVPPIVVQPLETAVVRQINVRPGDVVRRGAVLATLDPTFASADLGQLTAKRRFLSAFVVLLAAELDGKPLPALDDSAMDGEEKVRLTLFAMRKEEFRAKVEANDREVALLEDAVAANAAERARLGEQANLAKEIEGMFGKLVPGGGASRLEYLGALREKLRVDDLAAKTEEKREQLMEQLSRARMERQAFVSNWRAQTATQLLEARQNLDEVDHSLAKASRRSELVELAAVADAIVKEVAPLSEGSIAKAAETFCVLVPIGDADGALEAEVSIAAADIGHIRVGNETRLKLAAYPFQRHGFLDGVVRMVSPDAFVAEGAAPGHEGGQDGAGGVHYKARIRLTKTTLRDVGPDFRLLPGMTVSAEILVGKRRVATYILDPVIRGLHEALNEP from the coding sequence ATGGCCAGGCGCAACATCCGGCCCGAGGCCATGGAGTTCCAACCCGACGCCGTGGCCGTGTCCGAGGGCGAACCGCCGGTCCAGGCCAGGATCGCCGTCTACGTCATCTTCGCCTGCCTGGTCTTCGGCGGGCTGTGGGCCTGGTTTTCCGAGCTCGACCGGGTGGTTTCGGCCGGCGGCATGCTCGTCACCCGGGTGCCGCCCATCGTGGTGCAGCCCCTGGAAACCGCCGTGGTGCGACAGATCAACGTGCGCCCCGGCGACGTGGTGCGGCGCGGGGCGGTGCTGGCCACCCTGGACCCGACCTTTGCCAGCGCCGACCTGGGGCAGTTGACCGCCAAGCGGCGGTTTCTTTCGGCCTTCGTGGTTCTGCTCGCCGCTGAACTGGACGGCAAGCCCTTGCCGGCCCTGGACGACAGCGCCATGGACGGCGAGGAAAAGGTGCGGCTCACCCTTTTCGCCATGCGCAAGGAGGAGTTTCGGGCCAAGGTCGAGGCCAACGACCGCGAGGTGGCCCTGCTTGAAGACGCCGTGGCCGCCAACGCGGCCGAGCGGGCGCGCCTGGGCGAACAGGCCAATCTGGCCAAGGAAATCGAGGGCATGTTCGGCAAGCTCGTGCCCGGCGGCGGGGCCAGCCGGCTGGAATACCTGGGTGCGCTGCGCGAAAAGCTGCGGGTGGACGATCTGGCCGCCAAGACCGAGGAAAAACGCGAACAGCTCATGGAACAGCTCAGCCGGGCCAGGATGGAGCGGCAGGCCTTTGTGAGCAACTGGCGGGCCCAGACCGCCACCCAGTTGCTCGAAGCCCGGCAAAATCTCGACGAGGTGGACCATTCCCTGGCCAAGGCCTCGCGGCGCAGCGAACTGGTGGAACTTGCCGCCGTGGCCGACGCCATCGTCAAGGAGGTCGCGCCGCTCTCCGAGGGTTCCATCGCCAAGGCGGCCGAGACCTTTTGCGTGCTGGTGCCCATCGGCGACGCCGACGGAGCCCTGGAGGCCGAAGTGTCCATCGCGGCGGCGGACATCGGCCATATCCGCGTCGGCAACGAGACTCGCCTGAAGCTTGCCGCCTATCCCTTTCAGCGCCATGGCTTTCTCGACGGCGTGGTGCGCATGGTCAGCCCCGACGCCTTTGTGGCCGAGGGCGCGGCCCCGGGCCACGAAGGCGGCCAGGACGGCGCGGGCGGGGTGCATTACAAGGCGCGCATCCGGCTCACCAAGACGACGCTGCGCGACGTGGGGCCGGATTTCCGCCTGCTGCCGGGCATGACCGTGTCGGCGGAAATTCTCGTGGGCAAGCGCCGGGTGGCGACCTACATTCTCGATCCGGTGATTCGGGGGCTGCACGAAGCGTTAAACGAGCCGTAA
- a CDS encoding HD domain-containing phosphohydrolase produces the protein MNKRVLFIDDDERILAGFRRNLHSHFEVDVAVGPEAGLAKVRDNPPYAVVVSDLRMPGMDGIAVLAKVRELRPDTVRVMLTGFAELEAAIAAVNEGNIFRFLTKPCETGYLIGALTAAVEQYRLVMAERELLEGTLRGSLKMLSEVLSLLRPEVYGRAARIAPYVRPLAKLCGDPAPWQTEVAAMLCLMGYIVLPEGVVSKVERGRQLSADDAAVYRQHAEVAAKLVANIPRMGHVAKSIAYQEKNFDGTGFPEGGPTGKELPLGARILRVLLDFDRLTGAGLAKAEAYKSLKQTTGLYDPDVLAALGEVLGEEGRYVIVKMAIKNLREGMVLAEDIFVTRGGQVMKVLPKGYELSDVALAHITKLARYDSITDPVKVIVPSDV, from the coding sequence TTGAACAAGCGGGTGCTTTTCATCGACGACGACGAACGCATCCTGGCCGGTTTCCGGCGCAACCTCCACAGCCATTTCGAGGTGGACGTCGCCGTGGGCCCCGAGGCAGGGCTTGCCAAGGTGCGCGACAATCCGCCCTATGCCGTGGTGGTGTCCGACCTGCGGATGCCGGGCATGGACGGCATCGCCGTGCTGGCCAAGGTGCGCGAGCTGCGGCCCGACACCGTGCGCGTGATGCTGACCGGTTTCGCTGAACTGGAGGCGGCCATCGCGGCCGTCAACGAGGGCAACATCTTCCGGTTTCTGACCAAGCCCTGCGAGACCGGCTATCTCATCGGCGCGCTGACCGCCGCCGTGGAGCAATACCGCCTGGTCATGGCCGAGCGGGAGCTGCTCGAAGGCACGCTTCGCGGCAGCCTCAAGATGCTCTCGGAAGTGCTGTCGCTGTTGCGGCCGGAGGTCTACGGCCGGGCGGCCCGCATCGCGCCCTACGTGCGGCCCCTGGCCAAGCTGTGTGGCGATCCCGCCCCCTGGCAGACGGAAGTGGCGGCCATGCTGTGCCTGATGGGCTACATCGTCCTGCCCGAGGGGGTGGTCTCCAAGGTGGAGCGGGGCCGGCAGCTCTCGGCCGACGACGCCGCCGTCTACCGTCAGCACGCCGAGGTGGCGGCCAAGCTCGTGGCCAACATCCCCCGCATGGGGCATGTGGCCAAGTCCATCGCCTATCAGGAAAAAAATTTTGACGGCACGGGCTTTCCCGAGGGCGGCCCGACGGGCAAGGAGCTGCCGCTGGGGGCGCGCATCCTGCGGGTGTTGCTCGACTTCGACCGCCTGACCGGGGCCGGGCTGGCCAAGGCAGAGGCCTACAAATCCCTCAAGCAGACAACCGGCCTGTACGATCCCGACGTGCTGGCCGCCCTGGGCGAGGTGCTTGGTGAGGAAGGCCGCTACGTCATCGTCAAGATGGCCATCAAGAACCTGCGCGAGGGCATGGTGCTGGCCGAGGACATTTTCGTGACCCGGGGCGGCCAGGTGATGAAGGTGCTGCCCAAGGGCTACGAACTCTCCGACGTGGCCCTGGCCCACATCACCAAACTCGCCCGCTACGACAGCATCACCGATCCGGTGAAAGTCATCGTGCCTTCGGACGTCTGA
- a CDS encoding hybrid sensor histidine kinase/response regulator encodes MPPTPSPDTREPTLAGHTDILLAAAGDFAAIVDPDGRIQRIGPPGAALLGPDQAHLVATDCFEHFTPGGARNRLRQAFTAVLGGAVPPKPMAADLQTAGGSIPVLWTLAALPGPDGRPAAVLVSGRLPVPSSPPPAEGACESEADYRAVFNAASDAIFIQDAATGQFLDANDRAVSLYGYARDELRRLDPERLSSGYPPYTLAEALENLGQAAAGQPRLFDWLARDKAGRLFWVEVSLRGMDTGRSGRVIAVVRDISERKTTERALRESETKFRQLAEAIGEVFWLGSPDWKRVYYISPAYERLWGQTTKSLYDAPMSWLDVVHPDDRDLVLQYLAGLAGRPLRPGQFPEYRIVRPDGSMRWIAARIFPVADDAGVVYRVAGIAEDITDRVLSRQDLERVNERLEDMVRERTRTLNRMNQELIHEVTERREAEAAMAQAKETAEAASQAKSEFLANMSHEIRTPMNGILGMAQVLGQTDLDAAQASYLRDIEDSAASLLKLINDILDFSKIEADRLELAQEPFSLRGLLSLIEASLGVLAREKGLGLSVEVAPESPDVLIGDADRLRQVLVNLVGNAIKFTTRGGIVISARPDEPAPGAALAGQGETDETSREILFSVSDTGIGVRPEDAGRIFEAFTQADGSYTRRFGGTGLGLAISRRLARLMGGDISLDSEPGRGSVFTFSARFGLDNTPDETADAVPRLREGHDEDSVAAIRQACRLQDDLRLLVADDNRVNRDVLAALLGRLGCRIAVAEDGRQALAAAAAEDFDLILMDVQMPGLDGLAAARAIRALPDPRRSRVFIAAITAHALPGDRERCLAAGMDDYLAKPLGQADLARVIAAAALAARRNRAAED; translated from the coding sequence ATGCCGCCCACGCCCAGCCCGGATACCCGCGAGCCGACCCTTGCCGGCCACACCGACATCCTGCTCGCCGCCGCCGGGGACTTCGCCGCAATTGTCGATCCAGACGGCCGTATCCAACGCATCGGGCCCCCGGGCGCGGCCCTGCTCGGCCCGGACCAAGCCCATCTGGTCGCCACGGACTGTTTTGAGCATTTCACCCCGGGGGGCGCCCGGAACCGGCTGCGCCAGGCATTTACGGCGGTCCTGGGCGGGGCTGTCCCGCCCAAGCCCATGGCGGCCGATCTGCAGACGGCCGGGGGCAGCATCCCCGTGCTGTGGACCTTGGCCGCCCTGCCCGGCCCGGACGGCCGGCCGGCGGCCGTCCTTGTCAGCGGCCGCCTGCCCGTGCCCTCCTCACCGCCGCCGGCCGAGGGAGCCTGCGAAAGCGAAGCCGATTACCGGGCGGTGTTTAACGCCGCAAGCGACGCCATCTTCATCCAGGACGCCGCCACCGGACAGTTCCTCGACGCCAATGACCGGGCCGTGTCGCTTTACGGCTACGCCCGGGACGAACTGCGCCGCCTCGACCCGGAACGGCTGAGTTCCGGGTATCCGCCCTACACCCTGGCCGAGGCCTTGGAAAACCTGGGACAGGCCGCCGCCGGCCAGCCGAGGCTCTTCGATTGGCTGGCCCGGGACAAGGCCGGCCGGCTTTTCTGGGTGGAGGTGAGCCTGCGGGGCATGGACACCGGCCGCTCCGGCCGGGTCATCGCCGTGGTGCGCGACATTTCCGAACGCAAGACCACCGAACGGGCCCTGCGGGAAAGCGAAACGAAATTCCGCCAGCTGGCCGAAGCCATCGGCGAGGTCTTTTGGCTCGGCTCGCCCGACTGGAAGCGCGTCTACTACATCAGCCCGGCCTACGAACGCCTGTGGGGCCAGACCACCAAAAGCTTGTACGACGCCCCCATGTCCTGGCTCGACGTCGTCCACCCCGACGACCGCGACCTCGTGCTCCAGTACCTCGCCGGTCTGGCCGGCCGGCCGCTTCGCCCAGGCCAGTTCCCGGAATACCGGATCGTGCGCCCCGACGGCAGTATGCGCTGGATCGCGGCCCGCATTTTTCCCGTGGCCGACGACGCCGGCGTGGTCTACCGGGTGGCCGGCATCGCCGAGGACATCACCGACAGGGTGCTGTCCCGGCAGGACCTGGAACGGGTCAACGAGCGCCTGGAAGACATGGTGCGCGAGCGCACCCGCACGCTCAACCGCATGAACCAGGAGCTCATCCACGAGGTCACCGAACGGCGCGAGGCCGAAGCGGCCATGGCCCAAGCCAAGGAGACGGCCGAAGCGGCCAGCCAGGCCAAGTCCGAATTCCTGGCCAACATGAGCCACGAGATCAGAACGCCCATGAACGGCATCCTGGGCATGGCCCAGGTGCTGGGCCAAACCGACCTCGACGCCGCCCAGGCTAGCTACTTGCGCGACATCGAGGACTCCGCCGCCTCGCTGTTAAAGCTCATCAACGACATCCTGGATTTCTCCAAGATCGAGGCCGACCGCCTGGAACTGGCCCAGGAACCCTTTTCCCTGCGCGGGCTGCTGTCGCTTATCGAGGCCAGCCTTGGCGTCCTGGCCCGGGAAAAGGGCCTTGGCCTGTCCGTGGAGGTGGCCCCCGAGTCCCCCGACGTCCTGATCGGCGACGCCGACCGCCTGCGCCAGGTGCTGGTCAATCTGGTCGGCAACGCCATCAAGTTCACCACGCGCGGCGGCATCGTCATCAGCGCCCGGCCGGACGAGCCGGCCCCTGGGGCCGCCCTTGCCGGCCAGGGGGAAACAGACGAGACGTCCCGGGAGATCCTTTTCTCCGTCAGCGACACCGGCATCGGCGTGCGTCCCGAGGATGCCGGACGCATCTTCGAGGCCTTCACCCAGGCCGACGGCTCCTACACCCGCCGCTTCGGCGGCACGGGCCTGGGCCTGGCCATCAGCCGCCGTCTGGCCCGGCTCATGGGCGGCGACATCAGCCTGGACAGCGAACCGGGCCGGGGCTCGGTCTTTACCTTTTCCGCCCGTTTCGGCCTGGACAACACCCCTGATGAGACCGCGGACGCCGTTCCCCGGCTCCGAGAGGGACACGACGAAGACTCGGTGGCCGCCATCCGCCAGGCCTGCCGCCTCCAAGACGACCTCCGGTTGCTGGTGGCCGACGACAACCGGGTCAACCGCGATGTCCTGGCCGCCCTGCTCGGCCGCCTGGGCTGCCGGATCGCCGTGGCCGAGGACGGCCGGCAAGCCCTGGCCGCCGCCGCCGCCGAGGACTTTGACCTCATCCTCATGGACGTGCAGATGCCGGGCCTCGACGGTCTGGCCGCTGCCCGGGCCATTCGCGCCCTGCCCGATCCCCGGCGCTCCCGGGTCTTCATCGCCGCCATCACCGCCCACGCCCTGCCCGGCGACCGCGAACGCTGCCTGGCCGCCGGCATGGACGATTATCTGGCCAAGCCCCTGGGGCAAGCCGATCTGGCCCGGGTCATCGCCGCCGCCGCCCTGGCCGCCCGGCGCAACCGGGCGGCCGAGGACTGA
- a CDS encoding sigma-54 interaction domain-containing protein, protein MQPSPLALTPEMSARLTRFAVLVSDAAYEAAAEELAACRKLCDKLPGRPKAAGDLIEGMDRMLGYVRDREQLLEDAVDRLDTSHEELARIGRQLKIENAALKSQLRQNFSPARVIGASPRMARVLQLAQRVAETTVNVLITGETGTGKEMVAKVVHYSGRRRHGPFMAVNCTAVPETLFESEFFGIEKGVATGVEKRRGIIEGASGGTLFLDEIGDMSEASQAKILRVLELGEVTPVGGRGPVSVDLRLVSATNRDLRQDIETGRFRRDLFYRIKVVHLELPPLRERADDIPLLAENFLATFARNMGRGKLVFSKRAREALMEYAWPGNIRELENEVERAVALAYTETIHVEDLSRDVRNAKARRPQPAAETFRPAAEVGRLRALEREAIEACLAECSGNRTQAARKLGISRESLRRKLKLLYPAAGDEAAEAGDDLDAAAAAVVLRPGSFRDD, encoded by the coding sequence ATGCAGCCGTCCCCGCTTGCCCTGACGCCCGAGATGTCCGCGCGCCTGACGCGTTTTGCCGTGCTTGTGTCCGACGCCGCTTACGAGGCCGCCGCCGAGGAACTGGCCGCCTGCCGCAAACTCTGCGACAAGCTGCCCGGCCGGCCCAAGGCCGCCGGCGATCTTATTGAGGGCATGGACCGGATGCTCGGCTACGTGCGCGACCGGGAGCAGCTCCTGGAAGACGCCGTGGACCGTCTCGACACCTCCCACGAAGAACTTGCCCGCATCGGCCGCCAGCTCAAGATCGAAAACGCGGCGCTCAAAAGCCAGCTGCGCCAGAATTTTTCCCCGGCCCGGGTCATCGGGGCCAGCCCGCGCATGGCCCGGGTGCTTCAGCTGGCCCAGCGCGTGGCCGAGACCACCGTCAACGTGCTCATCACCGGCGAGACCGGCACGGGCAAGGAAATGGTGGCCAAGGTGGTGCATTATTCCGGCCGCCGCCGCCATGGCCCGTTTATGGCCGTCAACTGTACGGCCGTGCCGGAAACGCTTTTTGAGAGCGAGTTTTTCGGCATCGAAAAAGGCGTGGCCACGGGGGTGGAAAAGCGCCGGGGCATCATCGAAGGGGCTTCTGGAGGGACGCTTTTTCTCGACGAGATCGGCGACATGAGCGAGGCCAGCCAGGCCAAGATCCTGCGTGTGCTGGAGCTTGGCGAGGTGACGCCGGTGGGCGGCCGGGGGCCGGTATCCGTGGATTTACGCCTGGTCTCGGCCACCAACCGCGATCTGCGCCAGGACATCGAGACCGGCCGGTTTCGCCGCGACCTGTTCTACCGGATCAAGGTCGTCCACCTGGAGCTGCCGCCCCTTCGGGAGCGCGCCGACGACATTCCGCTTCTGGCCGAGAATTTCCTGGCCACCTTCGCCCGCAACATGGGCCGGGGCAAGCTGGTCTTTTCCAAGCGCGCCCGCGAGGCCCTCATGGAATACGCCTGGCCCGGCAACATCCGCGAACTGGAAAACGAGGTCGAGCGGGCCGTGGCCCTGGCCTACACCGAAACCATTCACGTTGAAGACCTCTCCCGCGACGTGCGTAACGCCAAGGCCCGCCGGCCCCAACCGGCCGCCGAGACCTTCCGGCCGGCCGCCGAGGTCGGCCGGCTGCGCGCCCTGGAGCGCGAGGCCATTGAGGCCTGTCTGGCCGAATGCTCGGGCAACCGCACCCAGGCCGCCCGCAAGCTCGGCATCAGCCGCGAGAGTCTGCGCCGCAAGCTCAAGCTGCTCTATCCGGCCGCAGGCGACGAAGCGGCGGAGGCTGGCGACGATCTGGACGCCGCAGCGGCCGCCGTGGTCCTGCGGCCGGGAAGTTTTCGTGACGACTAG